The Acidobacteriota bacterium genome includes a region encoding these proteins:
- a CDS encoding dipeptidase: MRRTTGAVLGAVVAVAVSYGSPPVTDAQEDRASREHVLGLLREVPLIDGHNDVPWQYRTRVSNHLDEIDFRDTTALEPPMHTDLRRLRQGGVGAQFWSVYVPTSYTGAGAARVVFEQVDLTRRLIERYPDDLELALSADDIERVHGAGRIASLLGAEGGHSIESSLGVLRQLYAVGVRYMTLTHNSNVAWADSATDQPAHGGLTAFGRRVIREMNRLGMLVDLSHVSPQTMHHALDESQAPVIFSHSSAFAVTASPRNVPDDVLRRLAENGGVVMVTFVPSFVNEKVRASFQRLDAERRRLMTAGTAPEEIRTRLMAWRSENPGAQASLSDVADHIDHIRGLIGTAHLGIGSDYDGIPTVPVGLEDASTFPDLFVELVRRGYSDDELKDIAGRSFLRAMRAAEATARRVQATEPPADDLIEELDGENG; the protein is encoded by the coding sequence ATGAGAAGGACAACCGGCGCTGTTCTCGGCGCCGTCGTGGCCGTGGCGGTGAGCTATGGTTCACCGCCCGTGACCGACGCCCAGGAGGATCGCGCCAGCCGGGAGCACGTACTCGGCCTGCTCCGGGAGGTGCCGCTGATCGACGGCCACAACGACGTGCCGTGGCAGTACCGCACGCGCGTTTCGAACCACCTCGACGAGATCGACTTCCGGGACACCACCGCGCTCGAGCCGCCGATGCACACCGACCTGCGGCGTCTGCGGCAGGGGGGAGTGGGCGCCCAGTTCTGGTCGGTCTATGTTCCGACCTCCTACACCGGCGCCGGCGCGGCCCGGGTCGTGTTCGAGCAGGTCGACCTGACCAGGCGGCTGATCGAGCGGTATCCGGACGACCTGGAGCTGGCCCTCAGCGCGGACGACATCGAGCGCGTCCACGGCGCCGGCCGGATCGCGTCCCTGCTTGGCGCCGAGGGCGGGCACTCGATCGAGTCGTCCCTGGGAGTCCTGCGGCAGCTCTACGCGGTCGGCGTCCGCTACATGACGCTGACCCACAACAGCAACGTCGCCTGGGCGGACTCCGCGACCGACCAGCCGGCGCACGGCGGGCTGACGGCGTTCGGCCGGCGCGTGATCCGGGAGATGAACCGGCTCGGCATGCTGGTCGACCTCTCCCACGTTTCGCCGCAGACGATGCACCATGCGCTGGACGAGTCCCAAGCGCCGGTCATCTTTTCGCACTCCTCGGCATTCGCGGTCACAGCCAGTCCACGCAACGTGCCCGACGACGTCCTGCGGCGGCTTGCCGAGAACGGCGGCGTGGTCATGGTCACTTTCGTACCGTCCTTCGTCAACGAGAAGGTGCGGGCGTCATTTCAACGGCTGGATGCCGAACGCCGTCGACTGATGACCGCGGGAACCGCGCCGGAGGAGATCCGCACGCGGCTCATGGCCTGGCGAAGTGAGAACCCGGGCGCCCAGGCATCCCTCAGCGACGTGGCCGACCATATCGACCACATCCGTGGCCTGATCGGGACCGCGCACCTGGGAATCGGCTCCGACTACGACGGCATCCCGACCGTGCCGGTCGGCCTCGAGGACGCCTCGACGTTTCCCGATCTGTTCGTGGAACTGGTGCGGCGGGGCTACAGCGACGACGAACTGAAGGACATCGCGGGCCGCAGCTTCCTGCGCGCCATGCGCGCCGCGGAGGCGACGGCCCGACGGGTGCAGGCCACGGAAC